A genomic stretch from Vibrio cortegadensis includes:
- a CDS encoding acyl-CoA dehydrogenase family protein: protein MDFELNQDQQLFSDTAHQFAMDKLSPMAAEWDEKHHFPKDVLKEAGELGFLSLYTPEESGGLGLSRLDSSIIFEQLAMGCTSTTAFMTIHNMVTWMIASFATSDVKDEFCPQLISGDWLGSYCLTEPNAGSDAASLVTRAQKVDGQYIINGGKSFISGAGETDVLVVMARTEADDSKTENQACKGAKGISAFVVPANAAGISYGRKEPKMGWNSQPTRSITFENVSIPACHLLGEEGLGFTFAMKGLDGGRINIATCSIGTAQQALNQATQYMKERKQFGKSLDQFQGLQFKLADMATELVAARQLVRYAASKLDRQDPEATAYCAMAKRFATDVGFRVCDQALQLYGGYGYIKEYPLERYFRDVRVHQILEGTNEIMRLIIARRLLADGAEIL from the coding sequence ATGGATTTTGAACTCAATCAAGATCAACAACTGTTTTCTGATACCGCTCATCAATTTGCGATGGATAAATTGAGTCCAATGGCGGCTGAATGGGATGAAAAACACCACTTTCCTAAAGATGTCTTGAAAGAGGCGGGGGAGCTAGGATTTTTGAGCCTTTACACGCCGGAAGAGAGTGGTGGACTAGGTTTGAGTAGACTCGATTCGTCGATTATTTTTGAGCAGTTGGCGATGGGGTGCACCTCAACCACCGCGTTCATGACGATTCACAATATGGTGACATGGATGATCGCGAGCTTCGCAACTTCAGACGTGAAAGATGAGTTCTGCCCTCAATTGATCTCGGGAGATTGGCTAGGATCGTACTGCTTAACTGAACCAAATGCAGGGTCGGATGCTGCGTCATTGGTCACCAGAGCCCAAAAAGTGGATGGGCAGTACATCATCAACGGCGGCAAGAGCTTTATTTCGGGGGCTGGTGAAACTGACGTTTTAGTGGTGATGGCTCGTACAGAAGCTGATGACAGTAAAACGGAAAATCAGGCTTGCAAGGGGGCAAAGGGTATTTCTGCTTTTGTGGTTCCGGCGAATGCCGCAGGGATCAGTTACGGGCGAAAAGAACCCAAAATGGGGTGGAATAGCCAACCAACACGCTCGATTACTTTTGAAAATGTGTCTATTCCTGCATGTCATTTATTGGGAGAAGAAGGGCTGGGTTTTACATTCGCGATGAAAGGTCTCGATGGTGGGCGAATTAACATCGCGACCTGTTCTATAGGTACGGCGCAGCAAGCGTTGAATCAAGCGACTCAGTACATGAAAGAGCGTAAGCAGTTCGGTAAAAGTTTGGATCAATTCCAAGGGCTGCAATTTAAGCTCGCGGATATGGCGACAGAGTTAGTGGCTGCAAGGCAGTTAGTTCGATATGCGGCCAGTAAATTGGATCGTCAAGATCCTGAAGCAACGGCTTACTGTGCGATGGCTAAGCGATTTGCCACCGACGTCGGATTTAGAGTGTGTGATCAAGCGCTACAACTGTATGGCGGCTATGGTTACATCAAAGAGTATCCACTTGAACGTTACTTCAGAGATGTTCGAGTACATCAGATATTAGAAGGTACGAACGAAATCATGCGTTTAATTATCGCAAGACGACTGTTAGCTGATGGGGCTGAAATTCTGTAA
- a CDS encoding isovaleryl-CoA dehydrogenase, with product MNSDYRSLNFGLGDTLDMLREQVNGFATQHIAPIAAEIDRDNQFPNHLWALFGDMGLLGVTIGEEYGGANMGYLAHVITMEEISRASASVALSYGAHSNLCVNQIFRNGTQQQREKYLPKLIDGSHIGALAMSEANAGSDVVSMQLKAELIGNHYLLNGSKMWITNGPDADIIVVYAKTDPNETSHGISAFIIERDFVGFSHAQKLDKLGMRGSNTCELVFENCQVPKENILGQLNHGVEVLMSGLDYERVVLAAGPLGIMQACLDLVIPYVHDRKQFGRSIGEFQLVQAKVADMYTQMNAARAYIYAVASACDRGETTRKDSAGVILYAAELATKLSLDAIQLLGGNGYINEFPAGRLLRDAKLYEIGAGTSEIRRMLIGRELFEESR from the coding sequence ATGAATAGCGACTACCGCTCACTTAACTTTGGCCTTGGCGACACTCTCGATATGCTTCGAGAACAAGTAAATGGTTTCGCGACTCAGCACATCGCGCCGATTGCCGCTGAAATAGATAGAGACAACCAATTTCCAAACCATCTCTGGGCACTGTTTGGTGACATGGGGTTACTTGGTGTGACGATCGGTGAAGAGTATGGCGGGGCAAATATGGGATACCTTGCTCATGTCATCACTATGGAAGAGATCAGCCGAGCCTCCGCTTCTGTTGCGCTAAGTTATGGCGCTCACTCCAACCTTTGCGTCAATCAGATCTTTCGCAATGGGACGCAACAGCAACGTGAAAAGTATTTGCCAAAACTGATTGATGGTAGCCACATTGGCGCACTCGCGATGAGTGAAGCAAACGCAGGATCTGACGTGGTTAGCATGCAACTAAAAGCGGAGTTAATAGGTAATCACTATCTTCTCAATGGTTCTAAAATGTGGATCACCAATGGCCCCGATGCCGATATCATAGTGGTTTATGCCAAAACCGATCCCAATGAAACCTCTCATGGCATCAGTGCATTTATCATTGAGCGCGACTTTGTCGGGTTCAGCCACGCACAAAAACTCGATAAGCTTGGAATGCGAGGCTCAAACACCTGTGAATTAGTCTTCGAAAACTGCCAAGTCCCAAAAGAGAATATCTTAGGCCAACTCAATCACGGTGTGGAAGTGTTAATGAGTGGCTTAGATTACGAGCGTGTGGTGCTGGCCGCAGGTCCACTGGGGATAATGCAGGCATGCCTTGATTTAGTGATCCCCTATGTCCACGACCGAAAACAGTTCGGACGCTCAATTGGAGAGTTCCAGTTGGTGCAAGCAAAAGTGGCAGATATGTATACCCAAATGAATGCAGCTCGCGCTTATATTTATGCGGTCGCTTCTGCGTGTGATCGCGGTGAAACCACACGTAAAGATTCCGCAGGCGTGATTTTATACGCTGCTGAACTTGCCACAAAGCTCTCGCTAGATGCCATTCAACTGCTTGGCGGCAATGGGTATATCAACGAATTTCCTGCCGGGCGGCTACTGCGAGATGCCAAGCTATACGAGATTGGCGCTGGTACCTCTGAAATAAGACGCATGTTGATTGGACGCGAGCTGTTTGAAGAATCCCGTTGA
- a CDS encoding hydroxymethylglutaryl-CoA lyase, which yields MTLPTAVLIAEMGPRDGLQNEVSVSTEAKIDLINQLSLTGLRHIESGSFVSPKWVPQMADSALVMDKISRQPNVTYSALTPNLQGFEQAIQSGANQVAIFTSASELFCQHNINCSISESIQRFLPLVDEARKLNIPVRGYLSCVADCPYDGTTPPQQVATVARELLELGCYEISLGDTIGTGTPLRIATMLEAVHKQVPLNQIAVHFHDTWGQALTNIYQALTMGVSVIDSSVAGLGGCPYAVGASGNVATEDVLYLCQGLGIETNINLLDVAKSGWMICDHLNKPPTSKVSQALRHRYVKDMRFTM from the coding sequence GTGACTCTTCCTACAGCAGTGTTAATCGCCGAAATGGGCCCTCGTGATGGCTTGCAGAATGAAGTCTCTGTCAGTACCGAAGCAAAAATCGATCTGATTAACCAACTCTCTCTAACCGGACTGAGGCACATTGAATCTGGTTCTTTCGTCTCTCCGAAATGGGTGCCTCAAATGGCAGATTCAGCCTTAGTGATGGACAAAATTTCTCGCCAGCCCAATGTTACCTATTCTGCACTCACCCCGAACCTACAAGGTTTTGAGCAAGCGATTCAATCTGGCGCGAACCAAGTCGCCATTTTCACATCAGCATCCGAGCTTTTTTGCCAACACAATATTAACTGCTCTATTTCTGAAAGCATCCAGCGTTTTCTTCCTCTGGTGGATGAAGCTCGAAAACTCAATATTCCTGTAAGAGGCTATTTATCTTGTGTCGCAGATTGCCCATACGATGGAACAACACCTCCACAACAAGTCGCGACTGTCGCCCGAGAACTACTTGAATTAGGCTGTTATGAAATATCTCTTGGTGACACCATAGGAACAGGAACGCCACTGCGTATTGCAACTATGTTAGAAGCCGTACACAAGCAGGTGCCACTCAACCAAATAGCAGTGCACTTTCACGATACTTGGGGGCAAGCTCTCACCAATATATATCAAGCTCTAACCATGGGCGTTTCCGTCATTGATAGCAGTGTCGCGGGTTTAGGGGGCTGCCCATATGCAGTTGGAGCCAGCGGCAATGTCGCGACTGAAGATGTACTCTATTTATGCCAAGGGTTAGGTATTGAAACCAATATTAACTTGCTCGATGTCGCCAAATCAGGGTGGATGATCTGCGATCATTTAAATAAACCACCCACGTCAAAAGTCTCACAAGCGCTTCGCCATCGTTATGTGAAAGACATGAGATTTACAATGTAA
- a CDS encoding AraC family transcriptional regulator, producing the protein MSQQHTSRINDVLFYIHQDISQELAAKELADVAAYSEQHFHRIFKQVVGESIHQYIRRTRMEYAANQLMFDTKSTVLDIANNCGFNSLSSFSRAFKSTFHMSPGEWRKHDLQVSDKPYLKDVEVAEGYRRVANRALPQPKIIEAEDRLAAYVRHEGYNRSIRNAWLVLKAWASSENRDFSEQFGLHHSNPAWVDLDKCRYVACISIDKPLKYRGVVNQMVIPGGLHAVFRLHGIYGELLPQISTVLEQWLPASGFKLRSTPAFVHYHKNHFLNENEEFELDFYLPISFY; encoded by the coding sequence ATGAGCCAACAACATACATCCCGAATTAATGATGTTCTGTTCTATATTCATCAAGATATAAGCCAAGAACTGGCAGCAAAAGAGCTTGCGGATGTGGCGGCGTACTCTGAGCAGCATTTTCACCGTATTTTTAAACAGGTGGTGGGAGAGTCGATCCATCAATACATTCGACGCACTCGAATGGAATATGCCGCCAATCAGTTGATGTTCGACACTAAATCAACGGTTTTAGATATTGCGAATAATTGTGGGTTCAACTCTCTTTCTTCTTTTAGTCGAGCATTTAAATCGACATTTCATATGTCACCAGGCGAGTGGCGAAAGCATGATTTACAAGTGTCAGATAAACCCTATCTGAAAGATGTTGAAGTAGCAGAGGGCTACCGACGAGTGGCAAATAGAGCGTTGCCTCAACCGAAAATCATAGAAGCAGAGGATCGCCTCGCCGCGTATGTGAGACATGAAGGTTACAACCGCTCGATTCGTAATGCTTGGTTAGTGCTTAAGGCGTGGGCGAGTTCGGAGAATCGAGACTTTTCGGAGCAATTTGGGCTGCATCACTCAAACCCTGCTTGGGTCGATTTAGATAAGTGTCGCTATGTCGCTTGTATCTCGATTGATAAGCCATTGAAATACAGAGGAGTGGTTAATCAAATGGTGATCCCGGGAGGATTGCACGCGGTATTCCGATTACATGGTATATACGGTGAATTGCTTCCGCAGATAAGTACCGTTTTAGAGCAATGGTTACCCGCTTCTGGGTTTAAATTGAGGTCAACACCTGCATTTGTTCACTATCATAAAAACCATTTTTTGAATGAAAATGAAGAGTTTGAATTAGATTTCTATTTACCTATCAGCTTCTATTAA
- a CDS encoding thiolase family protein, with protein sequence MEKSIWIVAAKRTPQGSFQGMLNAYSAPKLGSFAIRSTLESIPISVDSIDEVFMGCVLPAGCGQAPARQAALGAQLPYSVGCTTINKVCGSGMKSVVLAYDLILSGSIQCAIAGGMESMTNAPYLLKEARSGMRLGHKSTDDHLFLDGLQDAYDGELMGVYAQYTADKLHFTREQMDRWATMSVTRALEAQQQQLFADEIAPIKETSTAKISTHTAQKSSQKIIDFDEHPTEISLDKIPHLRPAFSTTGSVTAANSSTISDGAAALIVMDSNLARQQGLTPLAVIKGHATHARKPSEFTLAPVYAMEQLLSQLDWSVDEVDLWEINEAFAVVTQIAVQHFGLDTNKVNIKGGACALGHPIGASGARILVTLVHSLRQLKKLQSSVSNQPHDRVMRGIASLCIGGGEAIAVGIEV encoded by the coding sequence ATGGAAAAGTCGATATGGATTGTCGCCGCAAAGCGCACACCCCAAGGCAGCTTTCAAGGTATGTTGAATGCATATTCTGCGCCAAAATTAGGCTCGTTTGCCATCCGTTCGACGCTTGAGTCGATTCCTATCTCTGTTGATTCAATTGATGAAGTATTCATGGGCTGTGTTCTACCTGCTGGATGTGGGCAAGCCCCTGCACGACAAGCCGCTCTCGGAGCACAATTGCCTTATTCTGTTGGTTGTACCACCATCAACAAAGTTTGTGGCTCTGGCATGAAGTCGGTTGTGCTGGCCTATGATTTGATTTTATCAGGCTCCATTCAATGTGCGATTGCTGGTGGTATGGAAAGCATGACCAACGCCCCTTATCTGCTTAAAGAGGCCCGAAGTGGTATGCGTTTAGGGCACAAAAGTACGGATGACCATCTATTTTTAGATGGCTTGCAAGATGCCTACGACGGAGAGCTGATGGGCGTCTATGCACAGTATACTGCTGATAAATTGCATTTTACGCGCGAGCAGATGGATCGGTGGGCGACCATGTCGGTGACCCGAGCGTTAGAGGCGCAGCAACAGCAGTTATTTGCTGATGAAATCGCACCAATTAAGGAGACATCAACGGCAAAGATATCTACCCACACAGCACAAAAATCGTCACAGAAAATTATCGATTTTGATGAACATCCAACGGAAATTAGTCTTGATAAAATCCCCCATTTACGTCCCGCCTTTTCCACGACAGGTTCGGTGACTGCCGCTAATTCCAGTACCATTTCGGATGGAGCCGCAGCGCTAATTGTTATGGATTCTAATTTGGCAAGGCAACAAGGTTTAACACCATTGGCGGTGATTAAAGGCCATGCGACTCATGCTCGAAAACCTTCTGAATTTACCCTTGCACCTGTGTATGCCATGGAGCAACTGCTCTCTCAGCTAGATTGGTCTGTGGATGAAGTGGATTTATGGGAAATTAACGAAGCTTTTGCCGTAGTCACTCAAATTGCCGTTCAACACTTTGGTCTAGATACCAACAAGGTCAATATCAAAGGTGGAGCATGTGCGCTTGGACACCCTATTGGTGCAAGTGGGGCTCGTATTTTGGTGACTTTAGTCCATAGCTTAAGGCAGTTAAAAAAGCTTCAATCTTCGGTTTCAAATCAACCTCACGATAGAGTGATGCGGGGTATTGCTTCCTTGTGTATTGGCGGTGGAGAAGCGATTGCAGTGGGGATTGAAGTCTAG
- a CDS encoding MerR family transcriptional regulator yields the protein MESFKISELANEFNITTRSIRFYEDMGLIHPIRQSGIRIYRHRDRVRMKLILRGKRLGLSLAEIRELFELYDTNQSDTQLNKMLLLIDEKQQALQRQLDDINVVMHELDTARARCQQALNAPSRQDHADHDSAT from the coding sequence ATGGAAAGTTTCAAAATTAGCGAACTGGCGAATGAGTTTAATATCACGACTCGAAGCATCCGATTTTATGAAGACATGGGCCTAATTCACCCCATTCGCCAAAGTGGTATTCGAATCTACCGGCATCGCGATAGAGTCCGCATGAAGTTGATACTTCGTGGGAAACGTTTGGGATTATCGTTAGCAGAAATCAGAGAACTCTTTGAGCTCTACGATACCAATCAGAGTGACACTCAGTTAAACAAAATGTTGCTCCTTATTGACGAGAAACAACAGGCGTTACAACGTCAACTGGACGATATCAATGTCGTGATGCATGAACTCGATACCGCACGAGCACGCTGTCAACAAGCACTCAATGCCCCAAGCCGACAAGACCATGCAGACCATGATTCAGCAACATAA
- a CDS encoding enoyl-CoA hydratase-related protein encodes MTSNQPPPFSDLLCDIDARGVATLTLNRVDKHNAFDDRLIDHLLAKLHELATHPSVRVLLLRANGKHFSAGADLNWMRSMAEKTSDENKQDTTQLAHLMATLDNFPHPTIAVIQGSAFGGALGLICCCDITIAQDDSQFCLSEVKLGLIPATIAPYLCRAIGTRLARRYMLTAESINAKTAQHIGLVHKLACNRRNTEQKIKQFTQYFLANSPAALQQAKALCQRCATQPIDSGLIEHTSQLIADIRVSEQGQEGLNAFFEKRAPSWSAQPKKS; translated from the coding sequence ATGACAAGCAACCAACCGCCCCCATTTAGCGATTTACTGTGTGATATTGATGCGCGTGGAGTCGCCACGTTAACGCTAAACCGTGTCGATAAGCACAATGCGTTTGACGATCGGCTGATCGACCATTTACTCGCCAAATTGCATGAGCTTGCCACTCACCCTTCAGTGCGAGTTTTACTGCTTAGAGCCAATGGGAAACATTTCTCTGCGGGTGCGGATCTCAACTGGATGCGATCAATGGCAGAAAAAACCTCAGATGAAAATAAGCAAGATACCACCCAACTGGCGCATCTTATGGCCACGCTCGACAATTTTCCTCACCCAACGATTGCGGTGATACAAGGTTCTGCCTTTGGTGGGGCGCTTGGCCTGATTTGTTGCTGTGACATTACCATCGCTCAAGATGATTCTCAATTCTGTTTAAGCGAAGTCAAACTCGGCCTCATTCCAGCAACCATTGCTCCCTATCTCTGCCGTGCAATTGGAACCCGCTTGGCGAGACGTTATATGCTGACCGCTGAAAGCATCAATGCCAAAACAGCACAGCACATTGGATTAGTACATAAACTTGCCTGTAACCGCCGAAATACTGAGCAAAAGATCAAACAATTTACCCAATATTTCTTAGCTAATAGCCCTGCCGCATTGCAGCAAGCTAAAGCACTTTGCCAGCGCTGCGCCACACAGCCTATTGATTCAGGTTTGATTGAGCATACCAGTCAGTTAATCGCCGACATTCGTGTTTCAGAACAGGGGCAAGAAGGTTTAAATGCATTTTTCGAAAAACGAGCTCCTTCATGGAGTGCTCAACCGAAAAAGTCATAG
- a CDS encoding carboxyl transferase domain-containing protein — MAIIETKAKPKDPLFLTNKRVMLRLLDNLNSNLEIIKQGGGEAALERQRHKGKLPVRERIATLLDPETPFLEIGQFAAWRVYEQPIPCAGLVAGIGEIDGIKCMVIANDPSVKGGTYYPLTVKKHLRAQEIAQRCHLPCVYLVDSGGANLPQQADVFPDKEHFGRIFFNQARMSAKGVPQIAVVLGLCTAGGAYVPAMADVSIIVKKQGTIFLAGPPLVQAATGEIVTAEELGGADVHCKKSGVADYYAQDEQHALNLARQAISSTNQASNTWPIATSNPIQPPRYDATDLYGIVNADLRHLFDVREVIARIVDDSDFDEFKALYGQTLVCGFAHLHGHPIGIVANNGVLFSQSAQKGAHFIELCAKRKIPLLFLQNITGFMVGKKYEAEGIAKDGAKLVMAVACADVPKFTVIIGGSYGAGNYGMCGRAYDPTMMWMWPNARISVMGGEQAAGVMAQVQRDIKQRTNQEWSAEQEEEFKQPIIDQYETQGHPYFASARLWDDGIIDPKDTRDIVGQALAASLGAPIVESQFGIFRM, encoded by the coding sequence ATGGCCATCATTGAAACTAAAGCCAAACCAAAGGATCCGCTTTTTCTCACTAACAAGCGAGTGATGCTTCGGCTGCTTGATAACCTTAACTCTAACCTTGAAATCATCAAACAAGGTGGAGGTGAGGCAGCGTTAGAACGTCAGCGTCACAAAGGAAAACTTCCTGTACGAGAGCGCATTGCCACCTTATTAGACCCCGAGACGCCTTTTCTAGAGATCGGTCAATTTGCGGCATGGCGAGTTTATGAACAGCCGATTCCGTGCGCAGGTCTGGTGGCTGGAATAGGCGAAATTGACGGAATCAAATGCATGGTGATCGCCAATGATCCATCCGTTAAAGGTGGAACCTATTACCCATTAACCGTCAAAAAACACCTTCGAGCTCAAGAGATTGCTCAGCGTTGCCATCTCCCCTGTGTTTATCTCGTGGACTCTGGTGGGGCAAATTTACCGCAACAAGCGGATGTCTTTCCCGATAAAGAGCATTTTGGCCGTATTTTCTTCAATCAAGCACGCATGTCAGCCAAAGGAGTTCCACAAATTGCAGTGGTACTTGGGTTATGTACCGCTGGGGGCGCTTATGTTCCTGCCATGGCTGATGTCTCGATTATTGTCAAAAAACAGGGAACTATTTTCCTAGCTGGCCCACCTCTTGTTCAAGCTGCGACAGGCGAAATAGTGACCGCTGAAGAGCTGGGAGGCGCGGATGTTCACTGCAAAAAATCGGGAGTGGCGGATTATTACGCTCAAGATGAGCAGCACGCACTTAACCTTGCCCGACAAGCAATATCTAGCACCAATCAAGCTTCCAACACTTGGCCAATTGCGACCTCCAACCCTATCCAACCTCCTCGTTACGACGCTACGGATCTGTATGGCATCGTCAATGCAGATTTGCGTCACCTATTTGATGTAAGAGAAGTGATCGCTCGTATTGTCGACGATTCTGACTTTGATGAATTTAAAGCGTTATATGGACAAACCTTGGTCTGCGGATTCGCCCATTTACACGGTCATCCTATCGGCATCGTCGCCAATAACGGCGTTCTATTTTCCCAATCTGCTCAAAAAGGGGCGCACTTTATTGAGCTATGTGCCAAACGAAAAATCCCACTGCTGTTTCTGCAAAACATTACTGGATTTATGGTAGGGAAAAAATACGAAGCCGAGGGGATAGCCAAAGATGGCGCTAAGCTTGTTATGGCCGTAGCGTGCGCTGATGTGCCCAAATTTACCGTTATTATTGGCGGTTCTTATGGCGCAGGAAACTATGGAATGTGTGGCCGAGCCTATGATCCAACCATGATGTGGATGTGGCCTAATGCCCGAATTTCCGTTATGGGAGGCGAACAAGCTGCAGGGGTAATGGCACAAGTACAGCGTGATATTAAGCAGCGAACCAATCAAGAATGGTCAGCCGAACAAGAGGAGGAATTCAAACAACCGATCATCGATCAGTATGAGACTCAAGGTCACCCATACTTTGCCAGCGCAAGGTTGTGGGACGATGGCATTATTGACCCGAAAGATACCCGTGACATCGTCGGGCAAGCTTTAGCGGCATCACTAGGTGCACCGATTGTTGAGAGTCAGTTTGGCATATTCCGGATGTAG
- a CDS encoding SDR family oxidoreductase: MNLKQSVVAITGAGQGLGQTMAITLAQSGAELALLDINEQALQDTQQQCLALGVTSRIYPVDVTSEPQVEAVFNQIVEDFGQLDGLINNAGVLRDGLLVKVKEGEIHKMSLEQFNAVINVNLVGTFLCGREAAAKMIETKRKGVIINISSIARSGNIGQSNYSASKAAVASMATCWAKELARYSIRAAAIAPGVVDTAMARQLKPEAVNRLKAMIPVGRIGDSAEIAHAAKYIFENEYFTGRVLEIDGGMRM, encoded by the coding sequence ATGAACTTGAAACAGAGTGTCGTTGCGATTACGGGGGCAGGACAAGGTTTGGGGCAGACGATGGCGATAACCTTAGCGCAATCTGGAGCTGAACTCGCCTTACTCGATATCAATGAGCAAGCGTTACAAGATACACAACAGCAGTGTTTGGCACTTGGCGTCACTTCTCGTATCTATCCTGTTGATGTGACAAGTGAGCCTCAAGTCGAAGCTGTGTTCAATCAAATTGTCGAGGACTTCGGGCAACTTGATGGCTTAATCAATAATGCTGGCGTGCTAAGAGATGGTTTGTTAGTCAAGGTGAAAGAGGGCGAGATACATAAGATGTCTTTGGAGCAGTTTAATGCGGTGATTAACGTGAATCTGGTCGGGACATTTTTGTGTGGGAGAGAGGCCGCCGCCAAAATGATCGAAACGAAACGTAAGGGTGTCATTATCAATATTTCGAGTATTGCTCGTTCAGGGAATATTGGTCAATCGAATTATTCTGCATCTAAAGCAGCCGTTGCAAGTATGGCGACATGTTGGGCGAAAGAGCTTGCTCGTTATAGCATTCGCGCTGCCGCTATTGCTCCAGGAGTTGTGGATACTGCGATGGCAAGACAGCTGAAACCTGAAGCAGTAAATCGCTTGAAAGCAATGATACCCGTGGGGCGAATAGGTGATTCTGCTGAGATTGCCCATGCGGCCAAATATATATTTGAAAATGAGTACTTTACCGGAAGAGTGCTCGAAATCGATGGAGGAATGCGAATGTAG
- a CDS encoding enoyl-CoA hydratase/isomerase family protein yields the protein MTGKVSFTEWQCDDEKHSVGIATLENETSLNALTFDMLVQLKDQLDLWKYDPKIVCILLQGAGEKAFCAGGDVRTMHNVMRDESKADAQAFCIQYFTVEYQCDYLIHTYPKPIVVWGEGIVMGGGMGLFMGGSHKVVTPKSRLAMPEINIGLYPDVGGTWFLNRLEPGIGLFLGLTGALVNATDAVDIHLADHLLLPEAKDHLLAQLQATSWQEHNDHHSILTTLLNSLAKQAIDHKPENQLMYYFSEIQQACNSTDLEMIRRNILAISPYSESTHKWLDSAKHALKGGSPITAHICFRQMTQHHHLSLADCFRLELGLSAHCGILGEFQEGVRARLIDKSGEPQWLFSSVGDVDADLIEALFTSLWSKEQHPLAQLGH from the coding sequence ATGACAGGTAAGGTCAGCTTTACTGAATGGCAATGTGACGATGAAAAGCACAGCGTTGGGATTGCGACTCTGGAAAATGAAACTTCTCTGAATGCATTAACTTTCGATATGTTAGTGCAGTTAAAAGATCAGTTAGATCTGTGGAAATACGATCCCAAAATTGTCTGCATTTTATTACAGGGGGCGGGTGAGAAAGCTTTTTGTGCTGGAGGGGATGTCCGCACAATGCATAACGTGATGCGTGATGAATCTAAAGCAGATGCACAAGCATTTTGTATTCAATATTTTACGGTTGAGTATCAATGTGATTATCTGATCCATACCTATCCCAAACCTATTGTCGTGTGGGGGGAAGGCATAGTGATGGGTGGTGGAATGGGGCTATTTATGGGAGGGAGCCACAAAGTAGTGACGCCTAAATCCCGTTTAGCCATGCCAGAAATAAACATCGGTTTGTATCCTGATGTGGGTGGAACTTGGTTTCTAAATCGATTAGAACCGGGTATTGGTTTGTTTCTAGGTCTTACCGGCGCGTTAGTGAATGCAACGGATGCGGTCGATATTCATCTTGCGGATCATTTGCTTCTTCCTGAGGCTAAAGATCACCTCCTTGCACAGTTACAAGCCACTTCTTGGCAAGAACATAACGATCATCATTCCATTCTCACGACGTTGCTTAACTCGTTAGCCAAGCAGGCCATAGACCACAAGCCAGAAAATCAATTGATGTACTATTTTTCTGAGATCCAGCAAGCCTGCAATTCAACAGATTTAGAGATGATTCGACGCAACATATTAGCGATCTCCCCCTATTCGGAATCGACACATAAGTGGCTCGATTCTGCCAAACACGCCTTGAAAGGAGGCAGCCCTATCACCGCGCACATCTGTTTTCGACAAATGACTCAACACCATCATTTATCCTTAGCCGATTGCTTTCGACTGGAACTCGGCTTGTCGGCTCATTGTGGAATTTTGGGAGAATTTCAAGAGGGCGTTCGAGCGCGGTTAATTGATAAAAGTGGTGAACCTCAATGGTTATTTAGCAGCGTTGGTGATGTGGATGCTGATCTGATCGAGGCACTATTCACTTCGTTGTGGAGCAAAGAACAGCATCCACTCGCACAATTAGGCCATTGA